From Bacteroidales bacterium, one genomic window encodes:
- a CDS encoding choice-of-anchor J domain-containing protein translates to MKKITTIILLFSMALLFNCSCQKQDWTYKGPQYFEFSAYENHQGTTSNIYQKENSKIGLDSICIQLVAKSTGDVTVNYEIVKQLYYLTDEDKYVESVPTGKDLSLVDTVYSTAVYGTDYTIQTSGSSTFSASSMTGSLVIPKDQYFGYIQVNMLKKAGNNFYVVLKDSETTKVNKPNSIFKYMLSPDKVFYFQESFASEIPDTWTLIDKDGDGHNWNWYDGAATSDSYISGGVGAVKPENYLVSPSITIGSTTDNVYLTFELAAGDSDYPEENYRVVISESPITIDNCRNATLLRDWTALDSSYGDFKMETIDVTAYKGKTVYIGFVHGNCTDCYYIELKNVKVFGK, encoded by the coding sequence ATGAAAAAAATAACAACAATTATATTATTATTCTCCATGGCGCTCCTGTTTAACTGTTCTTGCCAAAAGCAAGACTGGACATATAAGGGACCTCAATATTTTGAGTTCAGCGCCTATGAAAATCATCAGGGAACGACAAGCAATATTTATCAAAAAGAGAATAGCAAGATTGGCTTGGATTCTATTTGTATTCAGCTTGTTGCAAAGTCTACGGGTGATGTGACGGTCAATTATGAAATTGTAAAGCAACTCTATTATTTAACCGATGAGGATAAATATGTGGAGAGTGTTCCAACCGGGAAAGATTTGTCTCTTGTGGATACTGTTTACTCTACAGCCGTATATGGAACAGATTACACTATCCAGACTAGCGGCAGTTCAACTTTTTCCGCATCTTCAATGACAGGAAGCCTTGTTATACCTAAAGATCAATATTTTGGCTATATACAAGTTAACATGCTTAAAAAAGCGGGCAATAATTTCTATGTAGTTCTTAAAGACTCTGAGACAACAAAAGTTAACAAGCCAAATTCTATCTTCAAGTATATGCTTTCTCCGGATAAGGTATTTTATTTCCAGGAGTCATTTGCATCTGAAATACCTGATACATGGACTCTTATAGATAAGGACGGAGATGGTCATAACTGGAACTGGTACGACGGAGCAGCTACGTCTGATTCTTATATTTCCGGTGGAGTAGGTGCCGTAAAACCGGAAAATTACTTGGTATCACCTTCTATAACTATCGGGAGTACGACAGATAATGTTTATTTGACATTTGAACTTGCAGCGGGAGATAGTGATTATCCTGAGGAAAATTATAGAGTAGTTATCTCAGAATCACCAATTACTATAGATAATTGTCGCAATGCCACTTTGTTGAGAGATTGGACTGCGCTGGATTCTTCTTATGGAGATTTCAAAATGGAGACAATAGATGTTACCGCTTATAAGGGCAAGACTGTTTATATTGGATTTGTACATGGCAACTGCACAGACTGCTATTACATAGAACTAAAAAATGTTAAAGTGTTTGGTAAGTAG
- a CDS encoding RagB/SusD family nutrient uptake outer membrane protein codes for MKTIKIFFITALSLVTLSSCNSMLDISTKHALPQDKMKTEAGCKSLIIGVYDMMQDPLFAGRDLICTPDVLGDNCIPSPGATKYIEQYYFQPRYNIDIWESAYKQIESLNESISYLKDLEQTNSVKSLEGEALFLRAYDYFYLAIVYARVPGHLVSNFDLCVPLITEPFYNVGGNITEHASVERAKVDAVWAQIVKDLTDSFSYLDGNDSGNYPYRASAVAAKALLSRVYLYMGQWDNTIDAATYVINNSPVSIYSGSKYTDIFSKGSESLWQLHYTTAENLASSSLHSTYGTVDDGVRDSEGYGDGAGAGDAQLSVSQDFINLIDQASDIRFGALRKVHYGGQNLWWTTKFSSWGGTFGLDDVPLIRISEIYLNRAEAYAHKSDYTKARADVNALRDKRGIGDATAVNSALLNEILLQRRIELAFEGHRFFDMKRLGMDISRPSGLTTVSYDDYRVVAPIGTSELDVNKSLVNNPGY; via the coding sequence ATGAAAACGATTAAGATATTTTTTATTACGGCTTTATCGCTTGTTACATTGAGTTCATGTAATTCAATGCTGGATATAAGTACAAAGCATGCTCTTCCGCAGGATAAGATGAAAACAGAAGCAGGCTGCAAGAGCTTGATTATAGGCGTTTATGATATGATGCAGGACCCTCTGTTTGCAGGAAGAGACCTTATCTGTACTCCAGATGTACTTGGGGACAATTGTATTCCTTCACCGGGCGCTACAAAGTATATAGAACAATACTATTTCCAACCTCGCTATAACATTGATATTTGGGAGTCTGCATATAAGCAGATAGAATCTTTGAATGAGTCAATCTCTTATTTAAAAGATTTGGAGCAGACCAATAGTGTGAAATCATTGGAGGGGGAAGCTCTATTTTTAAGAGCTTACGACTATTTTTATCTCGCGATAGTTTACGCAAGGGTGCCAGGTCATTTGGTTTCAAATTTTGATTTATGCGTTCCACTTATTACAGAACCATTTTATAATGTTGGCGGAAATATTACTGAGCATGCCTCTGTTGAGAGGGCAAAGGTTGATGCGGTATGGGCTCAAATAGTTAAGGATTTAACCGATTCATTCAGCTATCTAGATGGCAATGATTCAGGTAATTATCCTTACAGAGCATCTGCTGTTGCTGCTAAAGCTTTGTTGTCCAGAGTATATCTGTACATGGGACAGTGGGACAACACAATTGATGCTGCAACTTATGTAATTAATAACTCTCCTGTAAGTATTTATTCTGGATCCAAGTACACAGATATTTTCTCTAAAGGTTCTGAGTCTTTGTGGCAGCTTCATTATACAACCGCAGAGAATTTGGCCTCATCTTCTTTACATTCTACTTATGGAACCGTTGATGATGGAGTAAGAGACTCTGAAGGATACGGAGACGGCGCAGGGGCTGGCGATGCTCAACTTTCTGTAAGTCAAGATTTTATAAATCTTATAGATCAGGCTTCAGATATTAGGTTTGGAGCATTGAGAAAAGTACATTATGGCGGACAGAATTTATGGTGGACAACAAAGTTCAGCAGCTGGGGCGGAACCTTTGGCTTGGACGATGTTCCTTTGATAAGAATTTCAGAGATTTATCTTAATAGAGCAGAGGCATATGCGCATAAGTCAGATTATACAAAGGCAAGAGCAGATGTAAATGCGCTAAGAGATAAGAGAGGAATTGGAGATGCAACTGCGGTAAATTCAGCTCTTTTAAATGAAATTCTTTTGCAAAGAAGAATAGAATTAGCTTTTGAGGGTCATAGATTTTTTGATATGAAGAGACTTGGAATGGATATATCAAGACCAAGCGGGCTAACTACTGTTTCATATGATGACTATAGAGTTGTAGCTCCAATTGGAACTTCAGAACTTGATGTAAATAAGTCACTTGTTAATAATCCTGGTTATTAA
- a CDS encoding TonB-dependent receptor produces the protein MKKRRFKFFFLPFLLSVLMVFSSSAGAQVKKELYNVRLNNLTLKEALVKITSQCGYYFVYEDADVANLPKLNKEFKSSSIDNIIAGCLSGTGLTFSVENKTIYIKKSEVKTSTKQQRVGGPGEPVYVTGKVTDANKEPLPGAYVRVKEENGIGVSTDADGNYKLRLNNSAKDKTLTFTYLGMQQQDVAVGGRELINVTMQEERNELEQIVVVGYGAVKKKDIAGSIQNVTSSEIAKSNTAAFEKAIEGKVSGVQITSTSGIPGSSFSINIRGRGSINADTQPLYIVDGVQITNGSQTTNVLTDANVMGGINPDDIESISVLKDGASASIYGAQAANGVVIITTKKGAAGKTNVSFNATVGIQQIARKVPVMNGKQWAEYALLEYKNYDQYYGTNNYQTQVDLFKSFGWGDDGYSQAPTTDWYKEIFRTAKVNNYEVNVSGGTEKTKFYVSGNYNKTDGIIKHTDYNRATGRVNLSHALTSWLTLNTNNTFSRNTYHQAPTTGAYNPARTAMFLLPGVSPRDDEGNYVKDLPYGYYMYNVPQMMELNEYSGKSSNLLSANDLTFKIIPGLEFKSSYNFDMTWMKEHQYSDPRTRLGSRVNGQVSAYSTDIDKFQTEQVLTYNSTVFGNRLNAVAGFSYIDYKYHMTGATANGVSNPELRLLSSASTPILAAESYSQWKMAGFFARLGYTIKDKYIFSATLRYDGSSRFGSDNKWGLFPSISFAWRIKQESFLTDVEWLSDLKLRASYGVTGNANIGDYVASRLYAGGYAYNGIAGVVSSSIGNPKLSWEKKHSKNFGLTAAFLKDRINFDLDVYRDDTKDLLYYRTIPQTTGYSEIPSNMGGVKNEGLDIQLNTINFDGDNFRWQTSLNLSFCKNSITKLQDGLDQIGNYKVGKPVTAEYVYKWAGVNASDGRPMYYDKDGYITYNPTLNDRYWTKGADPTFFGGFENTISWKNLTLTIFFQFQRGAVKYWSDKTVIIGQAADNNLLKDLYYKYWKNPGDVTWVPKPVYNGTYPGNPMKYDNNGETSMSLIYESTDFIKLKNITLSYNLPDKFMKRLKLASAQIFFNAYNLWTTTPYQGYDPETVGSDRGLYPQSKSYSMGIKINF, from the coding sequence ATGAAAAAAAGAAGATTTAAATTCTTTTTTCTTCCTTTTTTGCTGAGCGTTCTGATGGTGTTTTCATCATCTGCAGGAGCCCAAGTGAAAAAAGAGCTTTATAATGTGAGGTTGAATAATCTTACGTTAAAAGAAGCCCTGGTCAAAATAACATCACAATGCGGATATTATTTTGTCTATGAAGATGCAGATGTTGCCAATCTGCCAAAACTCAATAAGGAGTTCAAATCCAGCAGTATAGATAATATTATTGCGGGGTGCCTTTCAGGAACGGGGTTGACTTTTTCTGTTGAGAACAAAACCATTTATATTAAAAAATCGGAGGTAAAAACATCCACAAAGCAGCAAAGAGTGGGCGGACCCGGAGAGCCTGTTTATGTTACAGGCAAAGTAACTGATGCTAATAAGGAGCCGCTTCCCGGTGCTTATGTTAGAGTTAAGGAGGAAAATGGTATAGGAGTTTCTACAGACGCTGATGGAAATTACAAGTTAAGATTGAATAATTCAGCAAAAGATAAGACCCTGACATTTACATATTTAGGTATGCAACAGCAGGATGTGGCTGTTGGCGGGAGAGAGTTGATTAATGTGACTATGCAAGAGGAGAGAAACGAGCTGGAACAAATTGTTGTAGTTGGTTATGGTGCTGTTAAGAAAAAGGATATTGCGGGCTCTATTCAAAATGTTACTTCTTCAGAGATAGCAAAGTCTAATACTGCAGCTTTTGAGAAGGCCATAGAGGGAAAGGTTTCAGGTGTCCAAATCACATCTACTTCAGGTATCCCCGGGTCTTCTTTTTCTATAAATATTAGAGGCAGGGGTTCTATAAATGCAGATACACAACCATTGTATATCGTTGATGGAGTGCAGATTACTAATGGATCACAAACTACTAATGTTTTGACTGATGCTAACGTAATGGGCGGCATAAACCCGGATGATATTGAGTCAATAAGCGTTTTGAAAGATGGAGCTTCAGCCTCTATTTATGGTGCTCAAGCTGCCAACGGAGTTGTTATTATTACAACAAAGAAAGGTGCTGCCGGCAAGACCAACGTCTCATTTAATGCAACTGTCGGGATACAGCAAATAGCCCGCAAGGTGCCTGTAATGAACGGAAAGCAGTGGGCTGAATATGCTTTGCTGGAGTATAAAAACTATGACCAATATTACGGCACTAATAATTACCAGACTCAAGTAGATCTTTTTAAGAGTTTTGGATGGGGAGATGACGGCTATTCACAAGCGCCTACAACTGATTGGTATAAAGAGATTTTCAGAACTGCAAAGGTTAACAACTATGAAGTTAATGTATCCGGAGGTACGGAGAAAACAAAATTTTATGTCTCCGGAAACTACAATAAGACTGATGGTATTATTAAACATACTGATTATAACAGGGCGACAGGGAGAGTTAATTTAAGTCACGCGCTAACATCCTGGCTTACTCTTAACACAAATAATACCTTCAGCAGGAATACTTATCACCAGGCTCCTACAACAGGTGCCTATAATCCGGCAAGAACTGCAATGTTTTTGCTGCCGGGGGTTTCTCCAAGAGACGATGAAGGTAATTACGTAAAAGATTTGCCTTATGGTTACTATATGTACAATGTGCCTCAGATGATGGAACTTAATGAATATAGCGGTAAATCATCTAATTTGCTCTCTGCAAATGATTTAACTTTTAAAATTATACCTGGTCTGGAATTTAAGAGCAGTTACAATTTTGATATGACATGGATGAAAGAGCATCAGTATAGTGATCCAAGAACAAGATTAGGCTCCAGGGTAAACGGTCAGGTTTCTGCCTATTCAACTGATATAGATAAGTTTCAGACAGAGCAAGTACTTACTTATAACTCTACCGTTTTTGGGAACAGGTTAAATGCGGTTGCAGGTTTCTCATATATAGATTATAAATATCACATGACAGGAGCAACTGCAAATGGAGTATCTAATCCTGAGCTTAGGTTGTTGAGCAGTGCATCTACTCCTATTTTGGCTGCAGAATCTTATTCTCAGTGGAAGATGGCAGGATTTTTTGCAAGACTTGGATATACCATTAAAGACAAATATATTTTCTCCGCTACATTAAGATATGATGGTTCCTCCAGATTTGGTTCGGATAATAAATGGGGTTTATTCCCTTCTATATCATTTGCTTGGAGAATTAAACAGGAGAGTTTTCTTACGGATGTAGAGTGGCTGAGCGATCTTAAATTAAGAGCTAGCTATGGTGTTACCGGTAATGCAAATATTGGAGATTACGTAGCATCAAGATTGTATGCCGGCGGTTATGCTTATAACGGAATAGCCGGAGTTGTTTCCTCTTCTATTGGTAATCCAAAATTATCATGGGAAAAGAAACACTCTAAGAATTTTGGTTTGACGGCTGCCTTCTTAAAAGATAGAATCAACTTTGACCTAGATGTTTACAGAGATGATACAAAAGATTTGCTGTACTACAGAACGATTCCTCAGACAACGGGTTACAGTGAAATTCCTTCCAACATGGGTGGTGTAAAAAATGAGGGTTTAGACATTCAACTGAATACAATAAATTTTGACGGTGATAATTTTAGATGGCAGACATCATTGAACTTGTCATTCTGTAAAAACTCTATTACCAAACTGCAAGATGGACTTGACCAGATAGGAAATTATAAAGTCGGCAAGCCTGTCACAGCGGAGTATGTTTATAAATGGGCCGGCGTAAATGCTTCTGATGGCCGTCCAATGTACTATGACAAAGATGGTTACATCACATACAATCCTACGTTGAACGATAGATATTGGACAAAAGGCGCAGACCCAACTTTCTTTGGCGGATTTGAGAATACAATTTCTTGGAAGAATTTAACCTTGACAATTTTCTTCCAGTTCCAAAGAGGTGCTGTAAAATATTGGAGTGACAAAACCGTTATTATTGGTCAGGCGGCAGATAATAACTTGCTTAAGGATTTGTATTATAAATATTGGAAAAATCCGGGAGATGTTACTTGGGTTCCAAAGCCGGTTTATAACGGAACTTATCCTGGCAATCCAATGAAATATGATAACAACGGAGAAACCAGCATGAGTTTGATTTATGAATCTACTGATTTTATAAAATTAAAGAACATTACTTTAAGCTATAATCTTCCTGATAAATTTATGAAGAGATTAAAGCTGGCCAGTGCTCAGATTTTCTTTAACGCTTACAACTTGTGGACTACCACTCCATATCAGGGTTATGATCCTGAGACGGTTGGCAGTGACAGAGGTTTGTATCCCCAGTCAAAGAGTTACAGCATGGGTATAAAGATTAACTTTTAA
- a CDS encoding FecR family protein gives MNEEQFKRVKFLLVKNLVSELNDAEAEELNAWRKTSAANENLYQRLSDKDYLLARYRDFRTVKEMSSRTNSDKHGFISRPYVRWSLGIAAAMLLFFTGYSIYRINKEKQIIQSLTAEKISSVSLSIDNNSIIDLSHYNSGDKVKNTDAVKDGNRLVYESEGTNSKRISMHTLSVPAKQIFSVVLPDGSKVWLASKSTITYPSAFSDKSRNVVLSGEGYFEIAKNPDRPFTVTAGDSKIKVTGTRFNLKAYRGDKKIEAALIDGKISFSYKDKNGIEKELPMHRGELSVLDINSRAVETSNVNASLYNSWIDGVYFFDTQSLEEIMNDMGRYYSLDVVFLNASMKNKVLSGRLHVEDNPETMLESFKKILSGHIKLEKKTIIIF, from the coding sequence ATGAATGAAGAACAATTCAAAAGAGTAAAGTTTTTGTTGGTAAAGAATTTAGTTTCTGAATTGAATGATGCTGAAGCTGAAGAACTTAATGCGTGGAGAAAAACATCAGCTGCCAATGAAAACTTGTATCAGCGACTTTCTGACAAAGACTATTTGCTGGCAAGGTATCGTGATTTTAGGACAGTAAAAGAGATGTCCTCCAGGACCAATTCTGATAAACACGGCTTTATTAGCAGGCCATATGTTAGGTGGTCATTGGGTATTGCCGCCGCAATGCTTCTATTTTTTACCGGCTACTCTATTTATAGAATTAATAAGGAGAAGCAAATAATACAATCACTTACAGCTGAGAAGATTTCTAGCGTTTCTCTTTCAATTGACAATAATTCCATTATTGACTTAAGCCATTACAATTCAGGAGATAAAGTTAAAAATACAGATGCGGTAAAAGACGGGAACAGGCTTGTCTATGAGAGCGAGGGGACAAATTCAAAAAGAATATCAATGCATACTTTATCTGTTCCGGCTAAGCAGATTTTTAGCGTCGTTCTTCCGGATGGTTCAAAAGTATGGCTGGCTTCAAAGAGTACAATTACTTATCCTTCTGCATTTTCTGATAAGAGCAGAAATGTAGTTCTGTCCGGAGAGGGGTATTTTGAAATTGCAAAAAATCCCGACAGGCCTTTCACAGTTACAGCTGGAGATTCTAAAATAAAAGTAACCGGAACACGTTTTAATCTCAAGGCATATAGAGGAGATAAAAAAATTGAGGCTGCATTAATTGACGGCAAAATATCTTTCTCATATAAAGATAAAAACGGGATAGAGAAGGAATTACCTATGCATCGCGGAGAGTTATCCGTGCTGGATATTAACAGCAGGGCTGTTGAAACATCTAACGTTAACGCATCTTTGTACAATTCATGGATAGATGGAGTGTATTTCTTTGATACTCAGAGCCTAGAAGAGATAATGAATGACATGGGAAGATATTATAGTTTGGATGTTGTATTCTTAAACGCGAGCATGAAAAACAAGGTTTTATCGGGAAGATTACATGTAGAAGACAATCCGGAGACTATGTTAGAATCATTTAAAAAAATATTATCTGGACATATCAAATTAGAGAAAAAAACTATAATTATTTTTTAA
- a CDS encoding RNA polymerase sigma-70 factor, whose product MDNLSGDRKSDLLSGLYEKYKSVLCFYASRYTGSYWESEDIVHSVFANLLDKEIKLADEHALRSYLFSAVHNECLNNIAKKSTAKKYYTYTLLNETDKDESGYLANRIETEVLWEVFSKIEQLPSECKKVFKLSYLENMSNQEIADKLSISINTVKSQKSRAKQLLKESLKGLFVFAAVIFGL is encoded by the coding sequence ATGGACAATTTGTCCGGTGATAGGAAGAGTGATTTGCTATCGGGTTTATATGAAAAATATAAATCTGTATTGTGTTTTTACGCTTCACGTTACACTGGTTCATATTGGGAATCGGAAGATATTGTTCATTCAGTGTTTGCAAATCTTTTGGATAAAGAGATTAAACTTGCTGATGAACATGCTCTTAGATCCTATCTCTTTTCCGCAGTTCATAATGAGTGTTTAAATAATATTGCTAAAAAAAGCACTGCCAAAAAGTACTACACATACACTCTTCTAAATGAAACAGACAAAGATGAGTCAGGGTATTTGGCAAATAGAATTGAGACAGAGGTGCTTTGGGAAGTTTTCTCCAAAATCGAGCAACTGCCATCTGAGTGTAAGAAAGTTTTTAAATTAAGCTATTTGGAAAATATGAGCAATCAAGAGATTGCAGATAAGCTCTCCATTTCAATCAATACTGTGAAAAGCCAAAAGAGCAGAGCAAAGCAACTTCTTAAGGAGTCTCTTAAAGGCTTGTTTGTTTTTGCAGCCGTTATATTCGGCTTGTAA
- a CDS encoding gamma-glutamyl-gamma-aminobutyrate hydrolase family protein translates to MKKIFKISLAIFAAVLMMVPAQQINAQSRKIKKAEPMDVQKTFVAKPLIGVSSFADPGVTSVNLTYIQAVEKAGGVPVVIPVTTDKAMLEQYLNLVDGVLMTGGEDVGPLKYFGEEPNQHLGQIVPERDEFDVMLIRSAVAKGLPLLGICRGEQLLNVAFGGTLYQDIPSQVPNAIKHNQSGVAPRDYQFHSIKIEKGSVLEKVLGCDSTAVNSYHHQAVKDAAPGFKITARAKDGIVEGIQKEGNEYVYGVQFHPEGLIQTGNNFFLPIFKHLIEGAQKYKDSK, encoded by the coding sequence ATGAAAAAGATATTTAAAATTTCTTTGGCAATTTTTGCTGCGGTTCTAATGATGGTTCCGGCACAGCAAATTAATGCGCAAAGCAGAAAGATAAAAAAAGCTGAGCCTATGGATGTTCAGAAAACTTTTGTTGCAAAACCTTTAATTGGAGTCTCAAGTTTTGCAGACCCCGGTGTTACAAGCGTAAATCTTACTTATATTCAGGCAGTTGAGAAGGCAGGCGGTGTTCCCGTAGTGATTCCTGTTACTACGGATAAAGCCATGCTTGAACAATATTTAAATCTTGTTGATGGAGTTTTGATGACAGGGGGAGAAGATGTAGGACCTCTTAAATATTTTGGCGAGGAGCCAAATCAGCACCTTGGCCAGATTGTACCGGAGAGAGACGAATTTGATGTTATGTTAATCCGCAGCGCAGTTGCAAAAGGACTTCCTCTTCTTGGTATTTGCAGAGGAGAGCAGCTTTTAAATGTAGCCTTTGGAGGTACTCTGTATCAGGATATTCCGTCACAGGTTCCCAATGCAATAAAGCATAATCAGAGCGGCGTTGCTCCGCGCGATTATCAGTTCCACTCAATAAAGATTGAGAAAGGTTCTGTATTGGAGAAAGTTTTAGGTTGCGATAGTACGGCTGTAAATTCTTATCACCATCAGGCTGTTAAAGATGCAGCTCCAGGTTTTAAGATTACCGCACGCGCAAAAGACGGAATTGTAGAAGGCATTCAGAAAGAGGGGAATGAATATGTTTACGGAGTTCAGTTCCATCCGGAGGGATTAATCCAGACCGGCAACAATTTCTTTCTTCCAATCTTTAAGCACTTAATTGAGGGAGCCCAAAAATATAAGGATTCTAAGTAA
- a CDS encoding serine hydrolase produces MKHSVTSIGIKQLFLSVATVILTGFVFLIGSNRLFAQEQNKANVQQGTHKGMCPKCEQKLADQIDKYAQEVQKTWQLPGFSLAISLDNKVILSKGYGVKEQRPADGVGYKGAKYSDDFVASGDVKGVVNEPGAPVDPNTLFQVGSISKSFTATVMAQLVGEGKLKWTDSVKNILPDFNMYDDPWVTRNMQIRDVMTHKTGLANEAGTYFPNLGYNRDDIYKMLQYLKPTYSFRTEYDYNNITFMIAVKIIEKLTGKSWEENVQERVFNKLGMTNSALDAAGFGNSKNVATPHDYSYLGKVVALPLYANEQALYWLTVIGPAGGVNSTANDLIKYAQFHCNNGYLVNRNPDGSVKDTSFIMPRKDVAYLHKGVTITGQDSVHTNLYGHCWFIEQNNHYRLYFHTGTTWGMTAICFFVPEYKLCGVMLVNCEANAYPRYAVMRRAIDLVRKDTVLKDWSTDYYNEWLKESKESWAKRQKEEADAAKEYKPEMDKNLFVGHYFKDAPFGPAVVTLEDGKLYITIGTKKFKNELVHRTGTTYEFRSDGHGFPITFNLNEKGKKVTGFDLKFGEGEEKFFGGWKRDNKTAPIVRKDR; encoded by the coding sequence ATGAAACACTCAGTTACATCTATTGGAATCAAACAACTTTTTTTATCTGTCGCGACAGTAATTCTTACTGGTTTCGTTTTTCTTATTGGCTCAAATCGGCTTTTTGCCCAAGAGCAGAATAAGGCAAATGTGCAGCAAGGCACGCATAAAGGCATGTGTCCTAAGTGCGAGCAAAAGCTTGCAGATCAAATTGATAAGTATGCTCAGGAAGTTCAGAAGACATGGCAGCTTCCAGGATTTTCTCTTGCAATTTCTTTGGACAACAAGGTTATTCTTTCCAAGGGTTATGGCGTAAAAGAACAGCGTCCTGCGGACGGCGTTGGCTATAAAGGAGCTAAATACAGTGATGATTTTGTAGCAAGCGGAGATGTTAAAGGCGTTGTAAATGAACCAGGTGCGCCAGTAGATCCTAATACCCTTTTCCAGGTTGGTTCTATCTCCAAATCATTTACCGCAACCGTAATGGCGCAGCTTGTCGGTGAGGGAAAACTTAAATGGACAGATAGCGTAAAAAATATTCTGCCTGATTTTAATATGTATGATGACCCATGGGTTACACGCAACATGCAAATTAGAGATGTGATGACTCACAAGACAGGACTTGCAAACGAGGCGGGAACTTATTTTCCTAACCTTGGTTACAACAGAGATGACATCTATAAGATGCTGCAATACCTTAAGCCAACTTACTCATTCAGAACGGAGTATGACTATAACAACATAACCTTTATGATTGCAGTAAAAATCATTGAGAAACTTACAGGCAAGAGCTGGGAAGAGAATGTTCAGGAGAGAGTTTTCAACAAACTTGGAATGACAAACTCAGCTTTGGATGCTGCAGGTTTTGGCAATTCAAAAAATGTTGCAACTCCGCATGACTACTCCTATCTAGGTAAGGTTGTGGCACTTCCGCTATATGCAAATGAGCAGGCTCTTTATTGGCTGACAGTAATTGGCCCCGCAGGTGGTGTAAATTCAACCGCAAATGATTTAATAAAATATGCACAGTTCCATTGCAACAACGGCTATCTTGTTAATCGTAATCCCGACGGGTCAGTGAAGGATACAAGCTTTATAATGCCGCGCAAAGATGTTGCCTATCTGCATAAGGGTGTGACAATTACAGGGCAGGACTCTGTTCATACAAACCTTTACGGACACTGCTGGTTTATTGAGCAGAACAATCATTACAGATTATATTTCCATACCGGAACAACATGGGGCATGACTGCAATTTGTTTCTTTGTTCCTGAGTATAAACTATGCGGAGTGATGCTTGTAAATTGTGAGGCAAATGCTTATCCGCGTTATGCAGTTATGAGAAGAGCGATAGATTTGGTAAGAAAAGATACAGTTTTAAAAGACTGGAGTACAGATTATTATAACGAGTGGCTAAAAGAGAGCAAAGAGTCCTGGGCTAAGAGGCAGAAAGAAGAGGCTGATGCTGCAAAGGAGTATAAACCTGAGATGGATAAGAATCTTTTTGTAGGACATTATTTTAAGGATGCTCCTTTTGGTCCTGCAGTTGTAACTTTAGAGGATGGAAAATTGTATATAACTATCGGGACAAAGAAATTTAAGAATGAACTTGTCCACCGGACAGGTACAACTTATGAGTTCAGAAGCGACGGGCACGGATTCCCTATAACGTTCAATCTCAATGAGAAAGGAAAGAAAGTTACAGGCTTTGATTTGAAGTTTGGAGAGGGAGAGGAGAAGTTCTTTGGAGGCTGGAAGAGAGATAATAAGACAGCGCCGATTGTAAGAAAAGACAGATAA